In Zingiber officinale cultivar Zhangliang chromosome 11B, Zo_v1.1, whole genome shotgun sequence, a single window of DNA contains:
- the LOC122035194 gene encoding ferritin-4, chloroplastic-like encodes MLLNAPQLALLASSSYLPAGGAGGGRFRFPGSYLKLTKGERRRGPVLAAAEGSQAITGVFFQPFEELKKIEASLVPIALDQSLARQKYTDDCEAAINVQINVEYNVSYVYHALFAYFDRDNVALKGLAKFFKESSDEERDHAEKFIKYQNKRGGRAKLLPIVTPPTEFDHVEKGDALYAMELALALEKLTNEKLLQLHTVAQNSNDPQLTEFIESEFLEEQVETIKNVSEYVAQLRRVGKGHGVWHFDQMLLHEGDAA; translated from the exons ATGCTGCTCAACGCTCCCCAACTCGCTCTCCTCGCTTCCTCCTCTTATCTTCCGGCGGGAGGCGCTGGTGGTGGCAGATTCCGGTTTCCCGGCTCCTACTTGAAGCTGACGAAGGGGGAGCGTCGTAGAGGACCCGTACTCGCTGCTGCCGAGGGCAGCCAAGCTATTACTGGTGTCTTTTTCCAGCCGTTCGAGGAGCTCAAGAAAATCGAGGCGTCGCTCGTCCCCATCGCCCTCGATCAGTCCCTCGCTCGCCAGAAATACACCGATGACTGCGAGGCGGCCATTAATGTTCAGATCAA CGTGGAGTACAATGTGTCCTATGTCTACCATGCTCTGTTTGCTTACTTCGATCGAGATAACGTTGCACTAAAAGGCCTGGCAAA ATTCTTCAAGGAATCAAGCGATGAGGAAAGGGACCATGCTGAGAAATTTATTAAGTATCAG AACAAACGAGGAGGAAGGGCTAAGCTTTTGCCCATAGTTACACCTCCGACTGAATTTGATCATGTGGAGAAGGGTGATGCTTTGTATG CCATGGAATTGGCTTTGGCTCTCGAGAAGCTGACAAATGAGAAACTACTTCAGCTGCACACT GTAGCTCAGAATTCCAATGATCCCCAACTGACAGAATTCATCGAGAGTGAGTTTCTGGAAGAACAG GTGGAAACAATTAAAAATGTCTCTGAATATGTTGCTCAGTTGAGGAGAGTTGGAAAAGGGCATG GAGTTTGGCACTTCGACCAGATGCTTCTCCATGAAGGAGATGCAGCCTGA